The Streptomyces sp. NBC_00440 genome contains a region encoding:
- a CDS encoding TetR/AcrR family transcriptional regulator: MEERPSSGSGERRRDAQGTRRLLLDAAAKLFAERGYEAATVRDIAALAGVNQALLFRYFGSKQALLTEVMASGGQEQVRTTAPERLFATALRGMLTGGGKEAADLPLAVYLRSIGTGGEVGDMVKALGDEYSAVLSTLSGAEDSLLRADLAMAWLLGIGLMRVVVAKEPLAGAAPEEISRLVLGALESLLEDLAPAED; encoded by the coding sequence ATGGAGGAACGCCCCAGCAGCGGGTCCGGCGAGCGGCGCCGTGACGCCCAGGGGACCCGGCGGCTGCTCCTCGACGCGGCGGCGAAACTGTTCGCCGAGCGGGGGTACGAGGCCGCGACGGTGCGCGACATCGCCGCGCTGGCGGGGGTCAACCAGGCCCTGCTGTTCAGGTACTTCGGCTCGAAGCAGGCGCTGCTCACCGAGGTGATGGCGTCCGGGGGCCAGGAGCAGGTGCGCACGACGGCGCCGGAGCGGCTGTTCGCCACAGCTCTGCGCGGGATGCTCACCGGTGGCGGGAAAGAGGCGGCGGACCTGCCGCTGGCCGTCTATCTGCGGTCGATCGGGACCGGCGGGGAAGTCGGCGACATGGTCAAGGCGCTGGGGGACGAGTACTCCGCGGTGCTCTCCACCCTGTCCGGCGCGGAGGACAGCCTCCTGCGCGCGGATCTGGCCATGGCGTGGCTGCTGGGGATCGGCCTGATGCGGGTCGTCGTGGCCAAGGAACCCCTGGCCGGCGCCGCCCCGGAAGAGATCTCCCGCCTGGTGCTCGGCGCGCTGGAGAGTCTGCTGGAGGACCTGGCACCCGCCGAGGACTGA
- a CDS encoding PIG-L family deacetylase yields MTDRPLTLMAVHAHPDDEATGTGGVLARYAAEGIRTVLVTCTDGGCGDGAGGVKPGEPGHDPAAVASMRRRELEASCDVLKVSDLEMLDYADSGMTGWPSNDAPGSFWRTPVEEGAARLAELMRHYRPDVVVTYDENGFYGHPDHIQAHRITMAALEMTELTPKVYWTTMPRSMMQRFGETVREFQEDMPEPDPAEAAAMAEIGLPDDEITTWVDTTAFSGQKFDALAAHASQGENIFFLKMGKERFGEFMGMETYLRVKDATGAAVPENDLFAGLR; encoded by the coding sequence ATGACTGACCGGCCCTTGACGCTCATGGCAGTACACGCCCACCCCGACGACGAGGCCACCGGAACCGGAGGGGTCCTCGCGCGGTACGCGGCGGAGGGCATCCGCACGGTTCTCGTGACATGTACCGACGGCGGTTGCGGTGACGGAGCGGGGGGTGTCAAGCCGGGCGAACCCGGGCACGACCCGGCGGCCGTCGCCTCGATGCGCCGTCGGGAACTTGAGGCGAGCTGTGACGTCCTGAAGGTCAGCGATCTGGAGATGCTGGACTATGCCGACTCCGGGATGACGGGCTGGCCGAGCAACGACGCCCCCGGATCCTTCTGGCGGACCCCCGTGGAGGAAGGCGCCGCCCGGCTTGCGGAACTCATGCGGCACTACCGGCCCGATGTGGTCGTCACCTACGACGAGAACGGCTTCTACGGCCACCCCGACCACATCCAGGCCCACCGCATCACGATGGCGGCGCTGGAGATGACCGAGCTGACGCCGAAGGTGTACTGGACGACGATGCCCCGCTCGATGATGCAGCGGTTCGGGGAGACCGTGCGCGAGTTCCAGGAGGACATGCCGGAGCCGGATCCTGCCGAGGCCGCCGCGATGGCCGAGATCGGCCTCCCCGACGACGAGATCACCACGTGGGTGGACACCACCGCGTTCAGCGGTCAGAAGTTCGATGCGCTGGCCGCGCACGCCAGTCAGGGCGAGAACATCTTCTTCCTCAAGATGGGCAAGGAGAGGTTCGGCGAGTTCATGGGCATGGAGACGTACCTACGTGTCAAGGACGCCACCGGCGCGGCCGTACCCGAGAACGATCTCTTCGCCGGACTGCGCTGA
- a CDS encoding S53 family peptidase, producing the protein MAAAALALAAPIGQAAPAHSGSSAQGVKVARSCAEPTKKNEMACNALHVTSGTPASANTERSITAAAAPSGLGPSSLQAAYKLPSATAGSGATVAIVDAYDDPKAEADLGTYRAQYGLPACTTANGCFKKVGQAGTSTLPSADGGWAEEISLDLDMVSAACPNCHILLVEAKTPTMANLGTAVNSAVKLGAKYVSNSYGGGESSSDSSYDTSYFNHPGVAITASSGDGGYGAEYPAASRYVTAVGGTSLKTASTSRGWAESVWSGAGSGCSGYDAKPSWQKDTGCAKRTVADVSAVADPNTGVAVYDSYSPGTGWMVFGGTSASSPLIAAVYALAGTPSSGSTPASFPYAHTGSLNDVTSGSNGSCGSSYLCTGKAGYDGPSGLGTPNGTAAFTG; encoded by the coding sequence ATGGCCGCCGCCGCGCTCGCGCTGGCTGCACCCATCGGCCAGGCGGCGCCCGCCCATTCGGGCTCATCGGCCCAGGGCGTCAAGGTGGCCCGCTCGTGTGCGGAGCCGACGAAGAAGAACGAGATGGCGTGCAACGCACTCCATGTCACGTCGGGCACACCCGCGTCGGCCAACACCGAACGCAGCATCACGGCCGCCGCCGCGCCCTCCGGCCTCGGCCCGTCCTCGCTCCAGGCGGCGTACAAACTCCCTTCCGCGACCGCGGGTTCGGGTGCGACCGTGGCGATCGTCGACGCGTATGACGACCCGAAGGCCGAGGCCGACCTCGGGACGTACCGCGCGCAGTACGGGCTCCCGGCGTGCACCACGGCCAACGGCTGCTTCAAGAAGGTCGGCCAGGCCGGCACCTCCACCCTGCCGTCGGCGGACGGCGGCTGGGCCGAGGAGATATCCCTCGACCTCGACATGGTCAGCGCGGCCTGCCCCAACTGCCACATCCTCCTGGTGGAGGCCAAGACGCCGACCATGGCCAACCTGGGCACCGCGGTGAACTCGGCCGTCAAGCTCGGCGCCAAGTACGTCTCCAACAGCTACGGCGGCGGCGAGTCCTCCTCCGACAGCTCGTACGACACCTCTTACTTCAACCACCCCGGGGTGGCCATCACCGCCAGCTCGGGTGACGGCGGCTACGGCGCCGAGTACCCGGCCGCTTCCCGCTACGTCACCGCCGTCGGCGGTACGTCGCTCAAGACCGCCTCCACCAGCCGTGGCTGGGCGGAGTCCGTGTGGAGCGGAGCCGGTTCGGGCTGCTCCGGCTATGACGCCAAGCCGTCGTGGCAGAAGGACACCGGCTGCGCCAAGCGCACGGTCGCCGATGTGTCGGCGGTCGCCGACCCCAACACCGGCGTCGCCGTGTACGACTCGTACAGCCCGGGCACCGGCTGGATGGTCTTCGGTGGCACCAGCGCGTCGTCGCCGCTGATCGCAGCGGTCTACGCACTCGCGGGCACCCCGTCGTCCGGCTCCACGCCGGCGTCGTTCCCGTACGCGCACACCGGTTCGCTCAACGACGTCACCAGCGGCTCGAACGGCAGCTGCGGCTCGTCCTACCTGTGCACCGGCAAGGCGGGCTATGACGGCCCGAGCGGTCTGGGCACCCCCAACGGAACCGCGGCCTTCACCGGCTGA